A genomic window from Candidatus Binatia bacterium includes:
- a CDS encoding alpha/beta hydrolase: MPIDTGKLIPLSMSDSDEVTIYVKGFLGSGEEPEHFDRWHRGHEALVDSHGWGSVAHGWAWSSGNWLSIPVPVAGTAKLAVDVYRAVRYARVAALGATVGLAVAEIGARFVTQYLAAERRAAADADALAGQLEALSREHARVRVVAHSLGCRQVVAAASSLPPEHRPAEIHLCAPALVEDEVEGQLADLARERTYLYYSSNDLVLGVAFPLVAWERALGVVPPVSDYAGLKAIDVSEHFGFRVHGEYKNRFADFAATAEGAG, translated from the coding sequence ATGCCGATCGATACGGGCAAACTGATCCCTCTCTCGATGTCGGACAGCGACGAGGTGACGATCTACGTGAAGGGCTTCCTCGGGTCCGGGGAAGAGCCGGAGCACTTCGATCGGTGGCATCGCGGTCACGAGGCGCTGGTGGACAGCCACGGTTGGGGGTCGGTCGCGCACGGATGGGCGTGGTCGTCGGGGAACTGGCTCTCGATTCCGGTGCCCGTCGCGGGGACCGCGAAGCTCGCCGTCGATGTCTACCGGGCGGTTCGGTACGCGCGCGTGGCGGCGCTCGGGGCGACGGTGGGTCTCGCCGTCGCGGAAATCGGCGCGCGATTTGTCACGCAGTATCTCGCGGCGGAACGGCGTGCGGCCGCGGATGCCGACGCTCTTGCCGGACAGTTGGAAGCGCTCTCGCGGGAGCATGCACGGGTCCGCGTCGTTGCGCACTCGCTGGGGTGTCGGCAGGTCGTGGCAGCGGCATCGTCGCTGCCGCCGGAGCATCGTCCCGCGGAGATCCACCTGTGTGCGCCGGCTCTGGTGGAAGACGAGGTCGAAGGGCAGCTCGCGGACCTCGCCCGCGAGCGTACCTACCTCTATTACTCCTCGAACGACCTCGTGCTGGGTGTGGCGTTCCCTCTGGTCGCTTGGGAGCGGGCGCTTGGGGTGGTGCCGCCTGTGTCTGACTACGCCGGGCTCAAAGCGATCGACGTGAGCGAGCACTTCGGCTTCCGCGTCCACGGGGAGTACAAGAATCGCTTCGCGGACTTTGCCGCGACCGCAGAAGGCGCGGGGTGA
- a CDS encoding sulfatase has protein sequence MLAAAFWLVACVRAEEPAPAVRSSVKPNLLLITVDTLRADHLSAYGYRLPTSPNLDRLAGEGVRFSDATVPWPKTWPAVASMLTGKYPATTGVRMYPRRPLPQDHETLAELLSRAGYETAAVVANVNVSSKFGFDQGFDTFVESWEAGLEAATGSTTFANDPGEVKEFTGARVVTDQALELLDDLAAAEPFFLWLHYIDPHGPYRPPPEYDGLWADEYEVKDVPFEAMPLYQRQYDEAGAPITNISHYIAQYDREIRFFDDQLQRLLDELAARGLRDDTLLVLTSDHGESLDDDLYLLEHGAAPYQPTAGVPFVLVFPGRIPPGRVVEAPVGLIDLLPTLAAMLDLPSLPAVQGRSLVATWADSPTAPNDYVFLESGAYEPSQLSVRKGKWKLARLRAPRDRQMFDRREFELYDIKADPGEENDLADSHPALVAELQTALNDWRSDTPPYAGPENAEMKEVDSRTQALLRALGYVND, from the coding sequence GTGCTCGCCGCCGCGTTCTGGCTGGTCGCGTGCGTTCGCGCCGAAGAGCCCGCGCCCGCGGTGCGCTCTTCTGTGAAGCCCAACCTGCTTCTGATCACGGTCGATACGTTGCGGGCCGATCACTTGAGCGCTTACGGCTACCGGCTCCCCACGAGCCCGAACCTGGATCGTCTTGCGGGCGAGGGCGTTCGGTTTTCCGACGCGACGGTTCCCTGGCCGAAGACGTGGCCCGCCGTCGCGTCCATGCTGACGGGGAAGTATCCTGCGACGACGGGCGTCCGGATGTATCCTCGCCGTCCGCTTCCGCAGGATCACGAAACGCTGGCGGAGTTGCTCAGCCGCGCGGGGTACGAGACGGCCGCGGTCGTTGCCAACGTCAACGTCAGCTCGAAGTTCGGCTTCGACCAGGGATTCGACACGTTCGTCGAGTCGTGGGAGGCGGGGCTCGAGGCCGCGACCGGTAGCACGACCTTCGCGAACGACCCCGGAGAGGTGAAAGAGTTCACCGGGGCTCGGGTCGTCACCGATCAGGCGCTTGAGTTGCTCGACGATCTCGCCGCGGCGGAGCCGTTCTTCCTGTGGCTGCACTACATCGATCCGCACGGCCCCTACCGGCCACCGCCCGAGTATGACGGGCTGTGGGCCGACGAGTACGAGGTGAAGGATGTCCCGTTCGAGGCGATGCCGCTCTATCAGCGACAGTACGACGAGGCGGGGGCGCCGATCACGAACATCTCTCACTACATCGCGCAGTACGATCGTGAGATCCGCTTCTTCGACGACCAGCTTCAACGGCTGCTCGACGAGCTCGCGGCTCGGGGACTGCGGGACGATACGCTGCTGGTCCTCACGTCCGATCACGGGGAGAGCCTCGATGACGACCTCTACCTCCTGGAGCACGGCGCGGCTCCGTATCAGCCTACGGCTGGCGTGCCGTTCGTGCTGGTCTTCCCCGGGCGGATCCCGCCGGGACGGGTAGTCGAGGCCCCAGTGGGTCTGATCGATCTTCTCCCGACTCTGGCGGCGATGCTCGACCTCCCGTCTCTACCCGCCGTGCAGGGGCGCAGCCTGGTCGCGACCTGGGCCGATTCGCCGACCGCTCCGAACGACTACGTCTTCTTGGAATCGGGTGCGTACGAGCCCAGCCAGCTCTCGGTTCGCAAGGGGAAGTGGAAGCTCGCGCGGCTGCGGGCACCCCGTGACCGACAGATGTTCGACCGCAGGGAATTCGAGCTCTACGACATCAAAGCCGACCCCGGGGAGGAGAACGATCTCGCGGACTCACACCCGGCGCTCGTAGCGGAACTACAGACCGCTCTGAACGACTGGCGCTCGGACACTCCGCCGTACGCCGGCCCCGAGAACGCGGAGATGAAGGAAGTCGATTCGCGAACGCAGGCTCTACTCCGCGCGCTGGGATACGTGAACGATTGA
- a CDS encoding TIGR00300 family protein, translated as MATGESFLLCPPRFYGVEYVINPWMEGNVGRADPQRAAAQWERLRQEVEKRASIELLEPADGLPDMPFVANAGLVLGDVFVPAGFRFPQRQPEQGHFTAWARSRELKIVEPPEGATFEGEGDALFQPGEPLLWAGYGVRSSLHAYPAVGEALDAEIVPLHLIDERFYHLDTCFCPLPGGGVVYYPDAFDRASQDEIRRRVPVGKRIEVRTADALAFACNAVVTDDAYIANGVSDDLRAKLSRQGFEAVECPLGEFMLAGGAAKCLVLRTDRPAAPRVGEIPPSSIRDRVVGLGGHLLDSGLMTRVLDTIDDAGGSFEIEDFRAGLRHDQDSVARVRVVAPSAEGLGGILERLVEMGVRVVDAGDVEQDARLAPAPAAGVAPDDFYASTIFPTDVRVTGAWLRAGEQRMDAVLVVRGQNGSAVVRCGLLRDLAEGDLVVCGVEGVRTHPVRSAAAREDSFAFMTSGVSSERRVELVVERIAWEMQRIRERGGRVVVVGGPVVIHTGGAPYLARLVQRGYVHAILGGNGLAVHDVEVSLFGTSLGVDLERGAGVRGGHRHHLRAINLVRAHGNIAGAVRAGVVRSGIFYECVQNDVPFALAGSIRDDGPLPETLMDLRVAQAEYAKLTRGADMILMLSSMLHSIGVGNMTPAGVRLICVDISPAVVTKLADRGSVESTGIVTDVGLFLTLLDKNLGDAEPTAAPGDPLC; from the coding sequence ATGGCGACCGGCGAGTCCTTCCTCCTGTGTCCCCCCCGCTTCTACGGCGTGGAGTACGTCATCAATCCGTGGATGGAGGGGAACGTTGGGCGAGCAGATCCGCAACGGGCGGCGGCCCAGTGGGAACGCCTCCGTCAGGAGGTCGAAAAACGGGCCTCGATCGAGCTCCTCGAGCCGGCCGACGGCCTGCCGGACATGCCCTTCGTGGCGAATGCCGGGCTGGTTCTGGGGGACGTGTTCGTTCCCGCGGGGTTTCGGTTTCCGCAGCGGCAGCCGGAGCAGGGGCATTTCACGGCATGGGCCCGCTCGCGCGAGCTGAAAATCGTCGAACCGCCCGAGGGCGCGACGTTCGAGGGTGAGGGCGACGCACTCTTCCAGCCGGGCGAGCCTCTGCTCTGGGCGGGCTACGGCGTGCGGTCTTCGCTGCACGCGTACCCGGCGGTGGGTGAGGCGCTGGATGCCGAGATCGTCCCGCTGCACCTGATCGACGAGCGATTCTATCACCTCGATACCTGCTTCTGCCCGCTCCCGGGCGGCGGCGTCGTCTACTACCCCGATGCGTTCGACCGCGCGTCACAGGACGAGATCCGTCGCCGCGTCCCGGTAGGCAAACGCATCGAGGTGCGGACGGCCGACGCGCTTGCCTTCGCCTGCAACGCGGTCGTGACCGACGACGCGTACATCGCCAACGGCGTGAGCGACGATCTGCGAGCCAAGCTCTCCCGGCAGGGGTTCGAAGCCGTGGAGTGTCCGCTCGGCGAGTTCATGCTCGCTGGGGGCGCAGCGAAGTGTCTCGTGCTGCGCACCGACCGGCCGGCGGCTCCACGCGTCGGAGAGATCCCACCGTCGAGTATTCGAGATCGCGTGGTCGGGCTCGGGGGGCACCTCTTGGACAGCGGCCTCATGACACGCGTGCTCGACACGATCGACGATGCCGGTGGCAGTTTCGAGATCGAGGATTTTCGCGCGGGTCTGCGCCACGACCAGGATTCGGTCGCGCGCGTTCGGGTCGTGGCGCCCTCGGCTGAGGGCCTTGGCGGAATCCTCGAGCGCCTCGTCGAAATGGGTGTGCGGGTGGTCGACGCAGGAGATGTCGAGCAGGACGCACGACTGGCTCCGGCCCCGGCCGCCGGAGTGGCGCCGGACGATTTCTACGCGAGCACCATCTTTCCGACGGATGTTCGCGTCACCGGGGCCTGGCTTCGGGCGGGGGAGCAACGGATGGATGCGGTCCTCGTGGTTCGGGGGCAAAACGGGTCGGCCGTCGTGCGGTGCGGGCTGCTCCGCGATCTCGCGGAAGGCGATCTCGTAGTGTGCGGGGTCGAAGGCGTTCGCACGCATCCGGTCCGCTCGGCCGCTGCGCGGGAGGACTCCTTTGCGTTCATGACGTCGGGCGTGTCGAGTGAGCGGCGGGTCGAGCTGGTCGTCGAACGCATCGCCTGGGAGATGCAGCGCATCCGGGAACGCGGGGGACGTGTCGTCGTCGTGGGTGGTCCGGTGGTGATTCACACGGGCGGGGCACCGTACCTCGCACGCCTGGTGCAACGCGGCTACGTGCACGCCATTCTCGGTGGAAACGGCCTGGCGGTGCACGACGTCGAGGTGTCGTTGTTCGGCACCTCTCTCGGCGTAGATCTGGAACGAGGTGCGGGGGTGCGCGGCGGTCATCGGCATCACTTGCGGGCTATCAATCTGGTGCGGGCGCACGGGAACATCGCGGGGGCAGTGCGCGCCGGTGTCGTGCGAAGCGGGATCTTCTACGAGTGCGTGCAGAACGACGTCCCGTTCGCTCTCGCAGGTTCGATCCGCGATGACGGGCCTCTGCCCGAGACATTGATGGACCTCCGCGTCGCCCAAGCGGAGTACGCAAAGCTGACGCGCGGGGCCGACATGATTCTCATGCTGTCGTCGATGCTCCACTCGATCGGTGTCGGCAACATGACCCCGGCCGGCGTGCGCTTGATCTGCGTGGACATCTCACCCGCGGTGGTCACGAAGCTGGCGGATCGAGGCTCGGTCGAGTCGACGGGTATCGTCACCGACGTCGGTCTTTTCCTCACTTTGTTGGACAAGAACCTCGGGGACGCCGAACCGACGGCGGCTCCAGGAGATCCGCTGTGTTGA
- a CDS encoding M20/M25/M40 family metallo-hydrolase has translation MKRFLCAMFLTAVALACTSHRVTASVPLGNPDFDAASKSVRRLLTALVAANTTNPPGNEARAVALGKKKLEAAGIPFEVTEFAPGRENLVARLAGDGSAEPILLLAHIDVVGTEGQDWSVPAHTVTEKGGYLYGRGVNDDLGMAAIELEVLLLLNKAGVALSRDVILAWTGDEESGGAGIEWLLENAPDSVRAEVVLNEGGGLVLNDDGEPTRIQLQTAEKTYQDFTLTAYGPTGHSSVPLSDNAIYRISRALSRVGRHRFPARLLPVTRANLAARASQESGDLGHAIRALSEAKGTLPTEALEIADRNASLSANLRTTCVATMIDGGTRVNALPAEVRATINCRILPDETVTEVEAELVRIISDPEVEIESSEDFGYAAPSPLNGPGPDAIAAAANEMWPGLPIVPFMSRGATDSRFLRAKGIPAYGIDPIAISEEDSRRAHGIDERIPTSSLKPAVEFLYRVVVELAAKR, from the coding sequence ATGAAACGATTTCTCTGCGCAATGTTTCTCACGGCGGTCGCCCTCGCCTGCACGTCGCACCGGGTCACGGCGTCGGTTCCGCTTGGAAATCCGGACTTCGATGCCGCATCGAAATCCGTGCGCAGGCTTCTGACTGCACTCGTCGCCGCGAACACGACGAACCCTCCGGGGAACGAGGCGCGCGCAGTGGCGCTGGGCAAGAAGAAGCTTGAGGCGGCAGGCATCCCGTTCGAGGTCACCGAGTTCGCGCCGGGCCGCGAGAACCTGGTCGCGCGACTCGCGGGGGACGGTTCCGCCGAACCCATCCTCCTTCTCGCGCATATCGACGTGGTCGGCACCGAGGGGCAGGATTGGTCGGTCCCCGCGCACACCGTGACGGAAAAGGGCGGCTACCTTTACGGCCGCGGCGTCAACGACGATCTCGGGATGGCCGCTATCGAGCTGGAAGTTCTTCTACTGCTGAACAAGGCCGGCGTCGCCCTTTCGCGCGACGTGATCCTCGCTTGGACGGGCGATGAAGAGAGCGGCGGCGCCGGGATCGAGTGGCTCCTCGAGAATGCCCCCGACTCGGTCCGCGCCGAAGTCGTGCTGAACGAGGGCGGCGGGCTCGTCCTCAACGACGACGGCGAGCCCACGCGGATCCAGCTTCAAACTGCGGAGAAGACCTACCAGGACTTCACCCTGACCGCGTACGGCCCCACGGGGCACTCTTCCGTACCGCTCTCCGACAACGCAATCTATCGGATCTCCCGTGCCCTCTCCCGGGTCGGTCGGCATCGCTTCCCGGCTCGACTCCTACCCGTCACGCGCGCGAACCTCGCCGCGCGCGCCTCGCAGGAGTCCGGGGATCTCGGGCACGCGATCCGAGCCCTCTCCGAAGCCAAGGGTACCCTCCCCACAGAAGCACTCGAGATCGCCGACCGGAACGCAAGCCTCTCCGCGAACCTTCGCACGACATGCGTCGCCACGATGATAGATGGAGGAACGCGAGTGAACGCGCTGCCCGCGGAGGTGCGAGCCACCATCAACTGCCGAATCCTGCCGGACGAAACCGTAACCGAGGTCGAGGCCGAGCTCGTGCGCATCATCAGCGACCCGGAGGTCGAGATCGAGAGCAGCGAGGACTTCGGATACGCCGCGCCTTCGCCGCTCAACGGTCCCGGGCCGGACGCGATCGCGGCCGCTGCGAACGAGATGTGGCCCGGCCTCCCGATCGTGCCCTTCATGTCGCGCGGGGCCACGGACTCGCGGTTTCTACGCGCCAAGGGCATTCCCGCCTACGGGATCGATCCGATCGCCATCTCCGAGGAGGACTCGCGGCGCGCCCACGGCATCGACGAGCGTATCCCGACGAGCAGCCTGAAGCCGGCCGTCGAGTTCCTCTACCGCGTCGTGGTCGAGCTCGCCGCCAAGCGTTAG
- a CDS encoding MFS transporter: MTPEPDPPGAPSRGYSNYLLGVLVLVYVFNFLDRQIVSILAERIKADIGATDAQMGFLYGTAFAVFYALFGIPLGRLADMWDRKKLIAIGLTFWSMMTALSGLAQNFTQLAIARIGVGVGEASATPAAFSMLSDSFPAARRATALAIYSSGIYIGAGLGLGIGGVIVDQWDSAYAGAAAPFGLAGWQVAFMAVGLPGLLLAVWVSTLREPVRGLMDGIPAPVVERPFREFFREILSVVPPLTLVHLAVERYGVRAIGMNLVVAAAVSLMVVLLTALLGTPEQWAALAIGVYATFSWGQALRRRDAPAFTLIFTTPALRWAALGFAFLAFTGYGTGFWASPFLIRVHGATEAEVGLLFGSGSALGGWLGVTMGGVLADRFRAMSPNGRIWVGLLTAVTPLPIAFWMFTTESVTIVYLLGVPLSTFTAMWIGPAASTVQDLVLPRMRGAASGAYLLILTFIGLALGPYTIGRLSVAFDDLGLAILVSLGSNVIAAGFLLLAMRSLSRDEASRMERAQAAGEPAQA, translated from the coding sequence ATGACTCCAGAGCCGGATCCGCCGGGCGCACCGTCGAGAGGCTACTCGAACTACCTCCTTGGTGTTCTGGTCCTCGTCTACGTCTTCAACTTCCTCGACCGGCAGATCGTTTCCATTCTCGCGGAGCGGATCAAGGCCGACATCGGCGCGACCGACGCGCAGATGGGCTTTCTGTACGGGACGGCCTTCGCCGTTTTCTACGCCCTGTTCGGAATCCCGCTCGGCCGCCTCGCGGACATGTGGGATCGAAAGAAGCTGATCGCGATCGGCCTCACGTTCTGGAGCATGATGACCGCGCTGTCCGGGCTCGCGCAGAACTTCACCCAGCTCGCCATCGCTCGGATCGGCGTCGGCGTCGGGGAGGCCAGCGCGACGCCGGCGGCCTTCTCGATGCTCTCCGACTCGTTCCCCGCCGCGCGTCGCGCGACGGCACTCGCCATCTACTCCAGCGGCATCTACATCGGCGCGGGTCTTGGCCTGGGCATCGGCGGCGTGATCGTCGATCAGTGGGATTCCGCCTACGCCGGGGCGGCAGCACCGTTCGGCCTTGCCGGTTGGCAGGTCGCGTTCATGGCGGTCGGACTACCGGGGCTGCTGCTGGCGGTTTGGGTTTCGACGCTGCGGGAGCCCGTGCGCGGTCTGATGGACGGAATTCCTGCGCCGGTCGTCGAGAGGCCATTCCGCGAGTTCTTTCGCGAGATCCTGTCGGTTGTCCCGCCGCTCACGCTCGTGCACCTCGCCGTCGAACGGTACGGCGTGCGCGCGATCGGGATGAACCTCGTCGTGGCCGCTGCGGTTTCGCTGATGGTGGTCCTGCTCACCGCGCTCCTCGGAACGCCCGAGCAGTGGGCGGCGCTCGCGATCGGTGTGTACGCCACGTTCTCGTGGGGGCAGGCGCTACGGCGACGCGACGCGCCCGCCTTCACGTTGATCTTCACTACACCCGCGCTGCGGTGGGCTGCTCTCGGTTTCGCGTTCCTCGCGTTCACCGGTTACGGCACCGGCTTCTGGGCGTCGCCGTTCCTGATTCGAGTGCACGGCGCGACCGAGGCGGAGGTTGGACTTCTCTTTGGTTCGGGTTCCGCGCTGGGCGGGTGGCTCGGCGTCACGATGGGTGGCGTTCTCGCGGATCGTTTTCGTGCGATGAGCCCGAACGGGCGGATTTGGGTCGGTCTGCTCACGGCCGTGACACCCTTGCCGATTGCCTTCTGGATGTTCACAACCGAGTCCGTGACGATCGTGTATCTCCTCGGAGTGCCGCTTTCGACGTTCACCGCGATGTGGATCGGCCCGGCCGCGAGCACCGTGCAAGACTTGGTGCTGCCGCGCATGCGCGGCGCCGCTTCGGGTGCCTACCTGCTCATCCTCACGTTCATCGGTCTGGCGCTTGGTCCGTATACGATCGGAAGACTGAGCGTGGCGTTCGACGATCTGGGCCTCGCGATCCTGGTTAGCCTCGGTTCGAACGTGATTGCGGCCGGTTTCCTGCTTCTCGCGATGCGAAGCCTGTCCCGGGACGAGGCGTCCCGGATGGAGCGCGCCCAGGCCGCCGGCGAGCCCGCGCAAGCCTGA
- a CDS encoding proline dehydrogenase family protein, translated as MLSTPGDGAARTPIGAAPLGSEARIGQIGAEILSRTENAGAIFGSHWWEQQVFSWTLAHPQVRARLLRFVDVLPALASSHDVAAHLRSYLLEDGHELPRPLALALRLSSPGSPAGDIAAFAARHNVRQIARRFIAGETVGEATEAIAALQDRGAGAVFYVLGEVVTSDAEADLYTATYLDLIDGLPGAHVALKLSSLDPAFDAMAPAAAAESAGRRLRAILRRAGERGAHVTVDMEQYDTKNLTLQIFRSVLAEPEFRDRGDVGIVLQAYLRDTADDLEELLDWVKTRGAPILVRLVKGAYWDLEARLATQRGWPCPVFLEKWESDAAFEQLARRLLAKRDLVRPAFASHNVRSLSATLATAEQYGVASSEFEFQMLYGMADPLQDALVDRGHAVRVYTPFGPLVPGMAYLIRRLLENASNGSFLRHSFAHQPPTAELLASPTAARTTSPRFPALRAVDSEDDMGGLRFENEPMSDFSRIETRAAMVGALDCLCAESLGRDHPARIGGRAVTTGHWIESRDPSAPDRVVGRAARAGVAEADEAVAAAHGASCAWRETPVADRADLLRRAAAELRRRRFELAAWIVLEVGKGWREADSEVSEAIDFCEMYALGAERLQGIERVRGLPGEENLLLQEPRGVAAVIAPWNFPLATLAGMTTAALATGNTVVLKSAEQSPVVGAMFFEVLVAAGVPDGVVSLLPGFGEDVGARLVEHPQVDVIAFTGSRDVGLGMIEKASSVGPGQVTIGRALTEMGGKNAIIVDTDADLDEAVRGIVESAFGYAGQKCSACSRVIVVDSVHERLVRRLVEATRSLRIGPAGDPESQVGPVIDEESARRIRDAVAAAGKPCFRGQVPDVPGHWVAPVIFDRVDSSADLAREEIFGPVLAVIVAADFDEALLLANDSDCGLTGGLYSRDPDHIERARREFRVGNLCINRGITGALVDRQPFGGSRLSGVGAKAGSPDYLRQFCEARTITEHTLRHGFAPEELH; from the coding sequence GTGTTGAGCACGCCGGGCGACGGCGCTGCCCGTACACCCATCGGGGCGGCCCCGCTGGGGAGCGAAGCTCGCATCGGGCAGATCGGGGCTGAGATTCTCTCGCGGACCGAGAACGCGGGGGCGATCTTCGGTTCGCACTGGTGGGAGCAGCAGGTGTTCTCGTGGACTCTTGCGCATCCGCAGGTGCGCGCCCGGCTGTTGCGCTTCGTCGATGTATTGCCGGCCCTGGCGTCGAGCCACGACGTCGCCGCTCATCTGCGCAGCTATCTCCTAGAGGATGGCCACGAGCTGCCCCGACCTCTCGCGCTCGCATTGCGGCTGTCGTCACCGGGCTCGCCGGCCGGGGACATTGCGGCCTTTGCTGCGCGACACAACGTGCGCCAGATCGCGCGGCGCTTCATTGCCGGCGAAACGGTAGGAGAGGCGACCGAGGCGATCGCGGCGCTCCAGGATCGGGGCGCGGGCGCGGTGTTCTACGTGCTGGGCGAAGTCGTCACGAGCGACGCCGAGGCCGATCTGTACACGGCGACGTATCTCGATTTGATCGATGGCCTTCCCGGGGCGCACGTCGCACTGAAGCTCTCCTCCCTGGATCCGGCGTTCGACGCGATGGCGCCGGCGGCGGCTGCCGAGTCTGCCGGGCGCCGTCTCCGTGCGATTCTGCGCCGGGCCGGTGAGCGTGGGGCCCACGTCACGGTCGACATGGAGCAGTACGACACAAAGAATCTCACGTTGCAGATCTTCCGCTCCGTTCTCGCAGAGCCCGAGTTCCGCGACCGGGGAGATGTCGGCATCGTTCTTCAAGCGTATCTCCGCGATACGGCGGATGATCTCGAGGAGCTCCTGGATTGGGTGAAGACGCGGGGTGCGCCGATCCTCGTCCGCCTCGTGAAGGGGGCGTACTGGGATCTGGAGGCACGGCTGGCGACGCAGCGTGGTTGGCCGTGTCCGGTGTTCCTGGAGAAGTGGGAGAGCGACGCGGCCTTTGAGCAACTCGCGCGACGTTTGCTCGCGAAACGCGACCTGGTTCGCCCGGCGTTCGCAAGCCACAATGTGCGGAGCCTCTCGGCAACACTCGCCACGGCGGAGCAGTACGGAGTCGCTTCGTCCGAGTTCGAGTTCCAGATGCTCTACGGAATGGCGGATCCGCTACAGGACGCGCTCGTCGATCGTGGACACGCGGTGCGCGTCTATACGCCCTTCGGCCCCCTCGTTCCGGGCATGGCGTACCTCATCCGTCGCCTCCTCGAGAATGCGTCGAACGGGTCTTTCCTGCGGCATTCGTTCGCCCACCAACCGCCGACCGCCGAGTTGCTCGCCAGCCCGACGGCTGCACGGACGACGAGCCCGCGATTCCCCGCGCTGCGGGCGGTCGATTCGGAGGACGACATGGGGGGTCTGCGTTTTGAGAACGAGCCCATGAGCGATTTTTCTCGGATCGAGACGCGGGCTGCGATGGTGGGTGCACTCGATTGCCTCTGTGCGGAGTCTCTTGGGCGGGATCATCCGGCTCGGATTGGCGGTCGCGCCGTGACGACTGGCCATTGGATCGAGTCCCGCGATCCCTCCGCTCCCGATCGCGTCGTCGGTCGCGCCGCCCGTGCCGGGGTGGCGGAAGCGGACGAGGCTGTTGCGGCCGCCCACGGCGCGTCTTGCGCGTGGCGTGAGACGCCGGTCGCTGACCGCGCGGATCTTCTACGCCGCGCCGCAGCGGAACTCCGCCGTCGCCGATTCGAACTCGCCGCCTGGATCGTTCTGGAGGTGGGGAAGGGCTGGCGCGAGGCCGATTCCGAGGTCTCCGAAGCGATCGATTTCTGCGAGATGTACGCGCTCGGCGCGGAGCGGCTCCAAGGTATCGAGCGCGTTCGCGGGTTGCCCGGCGAGGAGAACCTTCTTCTTCAGGAGCCGCGTGGCGTGGCGGCGGTCATCGCGCCCTGGAACTTCCCTCTCGCGACCCTCGCGGGAATGACGACCGCGGCTCTGGCGACCGGGAACACCGTCGTCTTGAAGTCCGCCGAACAATCGCCGGTCGTCGGCGCGATGTTCTTCGAGGTGCTCGTCGCGGCGGGCGTGCCCGACGGCGTGGTAAGTCTTCTGCCTGGGTTCGGAGAGGACGTGGGTGCGCGCCTGGTCGAACATCCGCAAGTGGACGTCATCGCCTTCACTGGCTCTCGCGACGTCGGTCTCGGAATGATCGAGAAGGCGTCTTCGGTCGGGCCCGGCCAGGTGACGATTGGTCGGGCTCTGACCGAGATGGGCGGGAAGAACGCGATCATCGTCGACACGGATGCCGACCTCGATGAAGCGGTGCGTGGCATCGTCGAGTCCGCCTTCGGGTACGCCGGTCAGAAATGCTCGGCCTGCTCCCGGGTGATCGTGGTGGATTCGGTGCACGAACGGTTGGTGCGTCGCCTTGTCGAGGCGACGCGGAGCCTTCGTATCGGGCCCGCGGGTGATCCCGAGTCTCAAGTCGGGCCCGTGATCGACGAAGAATCGGCTCGACGGATCAGGGACGCGGTCGCGGCGGCCGGGAAGCCCTGCTTCCGCGGGCAGGTGCCCGATGTCCCCGGCCATTGGGTTGCGCCGGTGATCTTCGACCGGGTCGACTCGAGCGCGGACCTCGCGCGCGAGGAGATCTTCGGTCCCGTCCTTGCGGTGATCGTGGCGGCGGACTTCGACGAGGCCCTGCTGCTGGCCAATGACTCCGACTGCGGCCTGACCGGTGGCCTGTATTCTCGGGACCCCGATCATATCGAGCGCGCACGGCGCGAGTTTCGAGTCGGCAACCTGTGCATCAATCGTGGGATCACGGGCGCATTGGTCGATCGCCAGCCCTTCGGTGGGAGTCGACTCTCCGGCGTTGGGGCCAAGGCGGGGAGCCCGGACTATCTGCGACAGTTCTGCGAGGCGCGGACGATCACGGAGCACACGTTGCGGCATGGCTTTGCTCCCGAGGAACTCCACTGA
- a CDS encoding pentapeptide repeat-containing protein — translation MADPKEELLAGDDFEDVTFRDLDLGGLNLVDKNFRECRFEQVRFAEARLSGCTFEDCDVEDCDLTMAKVGGVAFRGVAFRRSKLMGVDWTDVRGISFLVSFEGCNLSHCTFADRKMPKTVFRECRGHEVSFSAVDLTKCVFTGTDLRGARFIDTVLVEADLSGAVNYDISPQQNRLRKTKFSQEAALALVAQLGVVVPK, via the coding sequence GTGGCGGACCCCAAAGAGGAGCTTCTGGCCGGTGACGACTTCGAGGACGTGACGTTCCGTGATCTCGACCTCGGGGGATTGAACCTGGTGGACAAGAATTTTCGGGAGTGTCGCTTCGAGCAGGTTCGGTTTGCCGAGGCACGCCTAAGCGGCTGCACCTTCGAAGATTGCGATGTCGAGGACTGCGATCTCACCATGGCGAAGGTGGGCGGCGTCGCATTCCGCGGGGTCGCCTTTCGGCGCAGCAAGCTGATGGGCGTCGACTGGACCGACGTGCGGGGAATCTCGTTCCTCGTCTCGTTCGAGGGCTGCAATCTGAGCCATTGCACCTTCGCGGACCGAAAGATGCCGAAGACCGTCTTTCGGGAGTGCCGTGGCCACGAGGTCTCGTTCTCCGCGGTCGATCTCACGAAGTGTGTCTTCACCGGCACCGACCTCCGAGGGGCGCGGTTCATTGACACGGTTCTGGTCGAGGCGGATCTCTCCGGGGCCGTGAACTACGACATCAGTCCGCAGCAGAACCGGCTGCGAAAGACGAAGTTCTCGCAGGAGGCTGCACTCGCGTTGGTGGCGCAACTCGGCGTCGTCGTTCCGAAGTAG